The following proteins are encoded in a genomic region of Triticum dicoccoides isolate Atlit2015 ecotype Zavitan chromosome 1B, WEW_v2.0, whole genome shotgun sequence:
- the LOC119338463 gene encoding uncharacterized protein LOC119338463: MKRNGDIQSFFRNYEAAKRKKVAAEEQPEDIVSNIEDEAVHNPPPVHSAEIEFDIEDEAVHSDAEIESDCEDEAVHSPCARPYNIQRLPPDPRERIPISEYDVDDQDEVRRRYIAKQAVQPYAHNFQVRKIYGKNRHFNFVWFETYKWLEYSVKYEAAFCFVCYLFKGKSNGGPRGDAFVNGGWKNWYKPDALVKHVFNLDLMLVILGYTNELSKSLQKRDQDIVNAMTLVSLAKSRMQHMRSHGWEEFLAKLTLFCNKHDIQVPLWEDIYEPNRRSRRYYEVQTNDDRYRREVYLGVIDQTIQDLDNRFDEVNTELLICMSALNPLNSFASYDALKVMRLAEFYPMDISSTDLIRLEFQLTNFIDDMRQDDRFRNASNIGELSIMLVATKKHVLYDLVYLLIKLILILPVATASVERVFSAMNLVKNKLRTTMGDDRLNDCLVTFIERDVFMEVSEDDIVNAFMAMQKRRVT; the protein is encoded by the coding sequence ATGAAGAGGAATGGTGACATTCAGTCCTTTTTTCGGAATTATGAGGCTGCTAAAAGAAAGAAGGTTGCAGCCGAAGAGCAACCTGAAGATATAGTGTCAAATATTGAAGATGAAGCAGTCCATAATCCACCTCCAGTCCATTCTGCAGAGATTGAATTTGATATTGAAGATGAAGCAGTCCATTCCGATGCAGAGATTGAAAGTGATTGTGAAGATGAAGCAGTCCATTCTCCGTGTGCAAGGCCATATAATATTCAAAGGCTTCCTCCTGATCCAAGGGAGAGGATTCCTATTTCAGAGTATGATGTCGATGATCAAGATGAAGTTCGGAGACGATACATTGCAAAGCAAGCAGTCCAACCATATGCACACAACTTTCAAGTCAGAAAAATCTATGGTAAAAATCGACACTTCAACTTTGTTTGGTTTGAGACCTATAAATGGTTAGAATATAGTGTCAAATATGAGGCAGCATTTTGCTTTGTGTGTTATTTGTTCAAAGGAAAATCGAATGGGGGGCCTAGGGGTGATGCCTTTGTTAATGGTGGTTGGAAAAATTGGTATAAGCCCGATGCATTGGTCAAACATGTTTTCAATCTTGACTTGATGCTTGTTATTCTTGGCTATACAAATGAGTTGTCCAAATCTTTGCAAAAGAGAGATCAAGATATTGTCAATGCAATGACACTTGTTAGTTTGGCAAAGAGTAGAATGCAACACATGAGGTCTCATGGTTGGGAAGAATTTCTTGCAAAGCTAACCTTATTTTGCAACAAACATGACATTCAAGTTCCTTTGTGGGAGGATATTTATGAGCCTAATCGAAGATCACGTCGGTATTATGAAGTACAAACAAATGATGATCGTTATAGAAGAGAAGTATATCTTGGTGTCATTGATCAAACCATTCAAGATCTTGACAATCGGTTTGATGAGGTTAATACGGAGTTGCTTATTTGCATGTCGGCTTTGAATCCCCTCAATTCATTTGCTTCTTATGATGCACTCAAGGTAATGAGACTTGCTGAATTCTATCCCATGGACATTTCAAGCACAGATTTGATAAGGCTAGAATTTCAACTTACTAATTTTATTGATGATATGAGACAAGATGATAGGTTTAGAAATGCAAGTAATATTGGTGAGCTCTCTATTATGCTTGTTGCAACAAAGAAGCATGTTCTTTATGACTTGGTCTACTTACTCATCAAATTGATATTGATTTTACCGGTGGCGACGGCAAGTGTTGAAAGAGTATTTTCAGCAATGAATCTAGTGAAAAATAAGTTGAGGACTACTATGGGTGATGATCGCTTGAATGATTGCTTGGTGACATTTATTGAACGGGATGTGTTCATGGAAGTAAGCGAAGATGACATAGTTAATGCTTTCATGGCAATGCAAAAACGTAGAGTTACCTAG
- the LOC119338474 gene encoding cyclin-dependent protein kinase inhibitor SMR1-like — MSASPEFYKPAPAFSPCRSPLAPRGDVTAGAAGGAGVAGGVDQQAGAWEEQCCRTPTGKGSELKQAAVTCPPAPRKPRAPAAPCRKRLFEVEVFSLRLEELERLFWRPHAPPPPPEKKVKLKRRRVAPPSASPSPGPSKS, encoded by the coding sequence ATGTCGGCGTCGCCCGAGTTCTACAAGCCGGCGCCGGCCTTCTCCCCATGCCGCTCGCCGCTTGCCCCGCGCGGAGATGTCACCGCAGGAGCGGCCGGCGGAGCAGGAGTAGCAGGAGGAGTGGATCAGCAGGCAGGCGCGTGGGAGGAGCAGTGCTGCCGGACGCCGACGGGCAAGGGGAGCGAGCTGAAGCAGGCGGCCGTGACGTGCCCGCCGGCGCCGAGGAAGCCGCGGGCGCCGGCCGCGCCGTGCCGGAAGCGGCTGTTCGAGGTGGAGGTGTTCAGCCTgcggctggaggagctggagcgCCTCTTCTGGCGCCCGcacgcgccgcctccgccgcccgagAAGAAGGTCAAGCTCAAGCGCCGCAGGGTCGCGCCGCCgagcgcctcgccgtcgccggggcCCAGCAAGAGCTAG